A genomic segment from Tuwongella immobilis encodes:
- a CDS encoding AAA family ATPase, whose amino-acid sequence MSCETNRQWAVMDGGKFQPCGATTAALPAGAYSCFLDPYGQPYFMQKPLLVDELIDFPGSLPNRILHELDQFWTLGERFAKYGFLHRRGFLFWGKQGCGKSSLIHQITSKVIASGHVAFFCQYPRAFVACMEKFRQVEPERPIVCIFEDIDAIIQHHGDSDLLQWLDGNTQVNKAVNLASTNYPEKLDRRIIARPRRFDRILQIETPDESMRRAYFLAKLPELSPVEMERWVLLTESLPFAALAEVIISVCCLGNSLEETVKRLKDQDAALPNSAEYQNSDESGDDDYEDSDEYANSVN is encoded by the coding sequence ATGAGTTGCGAAACGAATCGTCAGTGGGCAGTGATGGATGGCGGGAAATTTCAACCCTGCGGTGCCACCACCGCTGCGTTGCCGGCGGGGGCGTATTCCTGTTTTCTGGATCCGTATGGGCAACCATACTTCATGCAAAAACCGTTGCTGGTGGATGAACTCATCGACTTTCCTGGCAGTTTGCCAAACCGCATTCTCCACGAATTGGACCAATTTTGGACGCTGGGTGAGCGTTTCGCCAAGTACGGATTCTTGCATCGGCGTGGCTTTCTCTTCTGGGGCAAGCAGGGTTGCGGCAAGTCGTCGCTCATCCATCAGATCACCTCAAAAGTGATCGCATCCGGGCATGTGGCGTTCTTCTGCCAGTATCCACGGGCGTTCGTGGCGTGTATGGAAAAATTCCGACAAGTGGAACCAGAACGGCCCATCGTCTGCATCTTCGAGGATATCGACGCCATCATCCAGCATCATGGCGATTCCGACTTGCTGCAGTGGCTGGACGGCAACACGCAGGTGAACAAGGCGGTCAACCTGGCCAGCACCAACTATCCGGAAAAGCTGGATCGCCGAATCATCGCTCGGCCTCGGCGATTTGATCGGATTCTGCAAATTGAAACGCCGGATGAATCGATGCGTCGGGCGTACTTCCTGGCGAAGCTCCCGGAGTTGTCGCCGGTGGAGATGGAACGCTGGGTGTTGCTGACGGAATCGCTGCCATTTGCGGCACTTGCGGAAGTCATCATCAGCGTCTGCTGCCTGGGCAACAGCCTGGAAGAAACCGTGAAGCGTCTGAAGGATCAAGACGCCGCATTGCCGAACAGCGCGGAATATCAGAATTCCGACGAATCGGGCGATGATGACTATGAGGATTCGGATGAATATGCTAACTCGGTCAACTGA
- a CDS encoding XrtA system polysaccharide deacetylase — MDTDVLQSPRPMTDSSAPSEAHQSEAHQSEAHQSKSPLATVLSFDVEEHHRIEAAAKLTPSADSRAEYARRMEATTYDLLELLAAYSVRATFYLVGEIAESHPRLVQDIAAAGHEIGSHSHTHTNIHQLDPDRFRMEIRESKDVLEQVSGQPVWGFRAPTFSVTRRTAWAIDLLAEEGYRYDSSIFPVRHDRYGVPDAPRTPYIAHGIARSMLELPPLTWRRLGQNLPVAGGGYFRLFPLAMMRAGIRTMHAKPDSTPRIAMLYFHPWEFDIDQPRLPLGRLSRWRTYVGIARSRARLERLIQEHRSTFQTAADVVTQLEPMREQLPRFGLTP, encoded by the coding sequence ATGGACACGGACGTCCTGCAATCGCCTCGGCCGATGACCGATTCATCGGCTCCCTCGGAAGCGCACCAATCGGAAGCGCACCAATCGGAAGCGCACCAATCGAAATCCCCGCTGGCGACCGTGTTAAGCTTCGATGTCGAAGAACATCATCGCATCGAAGCCGCCGCCAAACTCACGCCCTCGGCCGACTCCCGGGCGGAATATGCGCGACGGATGGAAGCCACCACCTACGATTTACTCGAACTCCTCGCGGCCTATTCGGTCCGCGCCACGTTCTATCTGGTGGGCGAAATCGCCGAATCACACCCGCGCTTGGTGCAAGACATCGCCGCCGCCGGTCACGAAATCGGCAGCCACAGTCACACCCACACCAACATTCACCAGCTCGACCCGGACCGCTTTCGCATGGAAATCCGCGAAAGTAAGGATGTGCTGGAACAAGTCAGCGGCCAGCCGGTGTGGGGATTCCGTGCCCCCACCTTCAGCGTCACCCGCCGCACCGCTTGGGCAATCGATTTACTTGCCGAAGAAGGCTATCGCTACGATAGTTCGATTTTCCCCGTGCGCCACGATCGCTACGGCGTGCCCGATGCCCCACGCACACCGTACATCGCTCACGGAATCGCGCGATCGATGTTGGAATTGCCGCCGCTCACCTGGCGACGACTCGGGCAGAATTTGCCGGTCGCCGGTGGTGGGTACTTCCGGCTGTTTCCGTTGGCGATGATGCGTGCCGGCATCCGCACCATGCACGCCAAGCCCGATTCCACACCACGCATCGCCATGCTTTACTTCCACCCATGGGAATTTGACATCGATCAGCCGCGATTGCCGCTGGGCCGACTCTCCCGCTGGCGAACGTATGTTGGCATTGCTCGCAGTCGCGCTCGGCTGGAGCGGCTAATTCAGGAGCATCGCTCCACTTTCCAAACCGCTGCGGATGTCGTCACCCAGCTCGAACCGATGCGGGAACAACTCCCCCGCTTCGGCCTGACTCCCTGA